The Bdellovibrio sp. NC01 genome includes the window CAAGAAGCTGAAATCCGTATCAAGCGTTTGGATTCAGAAACTGAAATGAATCACACTTGGGTGAAAGAAACATACACTGCCATCTGGAAAGGTGAGCGTGAGGCCGATGCTGCGAAATCTGAATTGGTTGAAGCAAACTTGCGTCTAGTTGTTTCTATCGCGAAGAAGTACACGAACCGCGGTTTGCAATTCTTGGATTTGATCCAAGAAGGTAACATCGGTTTGATGAAAGCCGTTGATAAGTTCGAATACCGTCGTGGTTACAAATTCTCGACTTATGCGACTTGGTGGATTCGTCAGGCGATCACTCGTGCTATTGCCGATCAGGCGCGTACGATCCGTATCCCTGTGCACATGATCGAAACGATCAACAAGCTTGTTCGTACATCTCGTTACTTGATCCAAGAGCTTGGTCGTGAACCAACTCCGGAAGAGATCGCAGATAAAATGGACATGCCGGTTGATAAAGTTCGTAAAGTTTTGAAAATCGCGAAAGAGCCAATCTCTTTGGAAACTCCAGTGGGTGAAGAAGAAGATTCGCACTTGGGCGACTTTATCGAAGACAAAAAGGTTATCAATCCTGCAGAAGCGATTGTTAACTTGAACTTGGCGGAACAAACTCGCCGTGTTCTTTCGACTTTGACTCCGCGTGAAGAAAAAGTTCTTCGTATGCGTTTCGGTATTGGTGAAGAATCGGATCACACTCTTGAAGAGGTTGGTCAGGACTTCAACGTAACTCGTGAACGTATCCGTCAGATCGAGGCGAAAGCTCTTCGTAAGCTTCGTCACCCTTCTCGCAGCAACAAGTTGAAAGCTTTTGTTGATAGCTAGTAGCTACTCCGACTTCGTCGGAGAGTAAGCCAGCAAAATTCAGATTAAATTTTGAATGAAAAAAGGGAACCGCAAGGTTCCCATTTTTTTTGCGATCACTTTCAGTTGTTCCGTCTCTCGACCTTCGCCTAAGCAGCTCCAAATTAATCCAGAGTTTGGAATTCCTGAGCTATCATTCATATTGTTTAGTTCACAAATACATGGAGGTCTTGTGAAGTCTCTCGTTTTAGCGACGGTACTTTGTTTTGGTGTTTCTGCTGTGGCCGCTGATGCTCAACCTGATTGGGCAGCGATTAATAAAAATATGGAATGCAACATGAAGCAGAACCAAGCTGCGATGGATATGTATGCGGGTATGGATCCAGATGGTGCGGCATTTGTATTCGGTGGTGATGGTAAAACTCAAGTTTTGGATTCTGGCCGTGTGATTTCACGTGCGACAAATGGTGATACAGAAACAATCACTTATAAAACGAAAGAGCTTCGTTACGATTCCACTGGCAAGACAATGTACGAAACTGTGAAACGCACAGTGCAGGTAAAACGCGAAGGCGGAAAAATTGTTTCTGTTAGCAAGCTTTACGACGTTGCTCAACAAGCGGCTGATCAAGCGAGCTTCGCGAAAGCGTGCAAAGACTGTCAGAATTTTGGTAAGTGGCCTTTGATGAAAAGTGCTGAAACGACTTTCGCTTATGATGGTAAGAATGGTTGCGCAATCAATCAGAACGTTGTTCTGCAAATGAAGGATGAAAAAGCATCTCCTGAAGCAAAAGTAACTTTCGATAAAAAATTCTGTGACTCTTTGGGGCCAGTCATGAAGCAAATGGGCTCGCAAAATGCAGCTCAATGCGGAAACTTACTATCTATGGCGGAAGGATATTTTTCGCAACGTAGTGGCGAGTTGAAAAAAGAGGGTAAGTCTTTCTACGACTACTCATTCCCAGGTGCAGACCAAAAAAATAAATCTCCGTTCTCAAATTCCAATATCTCTATGCAGATCGCGATGTGTGCTTCTGCAGAAAACCCTGTGATGACAGGTGGAATGGGTGTTTATCCGGGCGGTACGGGCTTGATGATGGGCGGCGGCTTCGTCATCGGTGGCGGAGCGATGGGAATGCCAGCGGCTAAGCCATCTTCTAACAAAGGGACTTCAAACTCGGCCGTTCAATAGGCCCTGATGCAGCGGCTCAACCTCTGTTTTTGCTCTCCCGCTTCATCTTTGCTAAGTTGAAGGTGAGTGGGGGGCTAGCTTAGTTGGTTAAAGCACGGTGCTCATAACACTGGGATCGGGGGTTCAAGTCCCTCGCCCCCTACCATCTCTTCTTTCCTACTTAATGCCGTTCTAATTTTTATTCAGTTTATTTGTTGCTAGCTTTGACGGGATGTAAATGAACCGCCATTGAGGCGAACGACCTCGCCCTCTATCATTTAAGTCTCAATACTGGACCTCAATATATTAATATTTTCAGCTGCTTAGTTTGAAGAAGCGTTCATGGGTTGGTGCTTTGTTGACTAAAAATCTATCTCGGACAATAATTATCCGAGATAGATTTTGTGAAAGTCATTCTAAAAGACAGGAGTTCACTAAATGCAACGAATCAACTATTTCGCTCTCGCAATGCCCGCCTTCCAACACCTCGGAGCAGTTGACCAATACTGCAAGAAAAGTTCTGTTGACCCTTCGATACTGCGCCTAGTTCAGATTTACGCCTCGCAAATAAATGGATGTGCTTTTTGCGTCGACATTCATTGTAAAGAAGCTAAAATTGCTGGAGAGCGTGAGTTAAGAATCTATCACGTACCTATTTGGGAAGAGTCACCACTTTTCACTGAAAAAGAAAAGGCCGCTTTTGAGTGGACAAGAGCGGTGACCCTGATCAATCAGGGACCGGTTTCTGATGAGTTGTTTCGAAAGATGCAACAGCACTTTAGTGATCAAGAGATTGTGGATCTGAATATGCAAATTGCATTCATTAATCTTTTTAATCGTTTTGCGGCAACTTTTAGATCAGTCCCAGGAGACAGAGATAAAGTTTTGGGATTGGAGAAAGCGAATCTTTCGTGATTTTGGGTAATCAAGTTGAATGGGCTTTGCACTGTATGATGATTTTGGCGAGCGCGCCTCAAGGAAAGCTTCTAAATGCTAAGGCGCTAGCTGAGTTTCATGGAGTTCCTAAAGAGTACCTTTCAAAATGTCTTCAAATGCTATCACAGGCTGGTCTCGTTAAAACGACGACCGGCCCGTATGGTGGATATAGCATTGCAAAATCAGCCGATAAGATTACTTTTCTGGATATCGTCGAAGCTATCGAAGGAAAAGTAAAAACTTTTAAGTGTAATGAAATTCGCCGAAATAATCCCTGCCTTGCAAAGTCAGATCGTAAGTTCAGACATTTATGCGACATAGCAAGTGTGATGTACGAAGCCGATGAGGCTTGGAGAAAATCTCTTCGCGAGAAGAAGCTTTCTGATATCACCAATCATCTTACGGAAGGTTTAACCAAAGAGACGGTTAATAATTTTACCGAATGGCTTGAAGAAAATTAGAAAAACCTTAATGCTTTGCCGTGGTCCCACATTCATTTTGGCTGGCGTTTCGCGCTTCTCTTTTGGACTCATGACCGTGAAAAATATGTGAGATGTGAGTGCCAAGTCGGCGGTGTTCGATCTGTGCCAGTTTGTTGAATATTTCAGAATATAAACTGGCTATTAAAAATTATGTGTGTTGAATGGAGATAACTAAGTCGTTCTCGTCGATCATCAGATGGTCTTTTGTCTTCTTGAATGGCCCCTAAAGCTTTATCGGAGGCAAAATATGGGAAAAAAAATCTACGTTGGTAATCTTTCATACGCTATGGACGACCAATCTCTTACAAATCTATTCGCACAATACGGACAAGTTGAATCAGCTCGCATCGTAATGGATCGCGATTCTGGTCGCAGCAAAGGTTTCGCGTTTGTTGAAATGTCGACTGATGCTGAAGCTTCAACTGCAATCGATAAATTGAATGGCACTGATCAAAATGGTCGCGCTATCAATGTAAGCGAAGCAAAACCAATGGCACCTCGTGAAGGTGGCGGCCGCGGTCAATCTCGCGGTGGTTTCAGCAATCGTTCTCGTTACTAAGAAGTTTCCACCTTTCTCTGAAAGGGGAGCTTGTGCCTAAAGACGATCTTGTAAACGTCGAAGGTAAAATTTCAAATCTTTCTGGTGGTGGTGTTTATAGCATCACTCTGGAAAATGGACTCGAGATTTCGGCGCGACTTTGTGGAAAAATGAAGAGATTCAAAATCAAAGTCGTCGTTGGTGATCGTGTAACTGTTGGAGTTTCACCTTACGATCCAACACATGGATTGATATTACATCGACATAAATTTTAGATAGGGCAGGAGTAATCCTGCCTTATTTTTTAGGCAGCATCGTTTTGTTGCGAGGCTTTGATAAAAGCTTTTCCCGATTCGCTTAAGTGCGTGAACTTCACACCGTAGCGTAAGTAAACTTGGTCTGAACCTGGCAAGCGTACTTTTCTAACAGAAACAACAATGCCTTTTGCATCGAATTTATTTTCTGTGACTTTGTTAGCAAACTTTAAGATCACCTGATCATTCAAAGAACATTTTTGTTCGCGCACCAAGAAGGCTAATCCTGATTTGGAAATATCAGGGCAGAATACTTGAAAGCCTTTGTTGTGAGCGATCGCTACGAATACCGAACCCACCGTATAGCGTGGGAATTTTCTTCTGATATTTACGTCTGGCAAGTTCACCGTGGAAGCTTGTTTGTATTTTTCTAAGCTTGCTGGTGAAAACTCATCCCAGTCGATCAAACGTTGCCATGGGCCTGACGGTTGTTTCGCTAGCATACTTTGTTCAGACAACTTATGCGCGTGAATCAACGATAGCACGTCCAAATACTTCAAACGTTTATTGTTGTTATCTTTTTCGTACCAGTACACGGGCTCAAGTGACGGAAAGTTTTCTGCCAAAATATTTGCGGGCACCAAAGTGTGTTCATCATCCATGCGATCAGAGATAAGACCGACTGCTAAGTGGCCTTGATTTTTAGAGTTTGCATCGTCATCATCACCGGCGTCCAAATCAGAAAAATCGGGATGCTGCATAAGCATCACCCATTCATTGCTTTGATGATTGAAGATCATATCGAACAGACTGATTTTTCCGGCGCGAATGCCGTCGTGAATTGCTTTCTCGGAAAGCGGACCGATCTTTTGATTCCCTGTTGTAAGATAATACTGTGCTGCCATTAGCATCTCCTCTGGAACGAACGGGTAGAGTTGCTCTATTCTGATATTATATACTTCGGAAGCGTTCTTAGAAAGGTCAAACGCATTTAGGTTTGCTAAGCGAGATTCTCAATTTGAGACGCTCTTAGCGTACGCCTTGTTGAGTTGTACCACTCGACGAAGGATTGCCGCCGGATGAATTGTTAAATTTTTGCGAGGAGCCGGTGCCACAGATGCCGCCTAGTTCTGGTTCGTTAGGCGAACGTTTCTTACATGATTGCCCAGCGAATTTAGCTCCGGCCGAGTGTTGCGCTTCTGTCCATTTGAAATCGACGTCCCACGTAGCTAAACGTTGCGATGCTTTTTCGTAGCGGTCTTTGCCCCAGTCATCGGGCTTCGATAAATTACCAAAGAATGATTCCGTCGGTTTGGTTAAATCAGCAGGGCCCCATACGCGAATGTCGGTGCAGGGTACGGTCTTACCAGCCACTGTTTCGCCACCGATGTACCACTTATTGTAAAGCTCAGCAGCATCACCGTTGATCATGTGATTGTCCACTTTGTTTGCGATCTGTTCATCCGTCATATCAAATTCATCTGACGTGATCATTTGCACCGGAATACTATGGCGAGAAAGAAACGCGCATTCTTTCGCAAGTTTATTTGCAAACTGTGGATCGAAATTATCGACGTCACAGTGAATTTTTCCCGAACGAATGTCTTTAACAATCGCCAAAGTTAATTGCTTTGGATCGTTGATTTTATATTTCAAAATTAAAGGCGCCATCGCTGACTTATAGTCTTTCATGTCACCAAGATATTCCTGATTCGAACCGCACATGCGAATACCGCGATACAAACGGGCTGCCTGGGTCTGAATAAGTTCCGCTTGTGAAGGGGAAATTCCATTTTGCACCAACTGACACGCCATAAAGGCTGCGCCGTAAACGTGATAGTACTTGCTAGGAATCTTTTTAGCTCCGCCAATATCACCTTGCACGCGCTGAATTTCATCTTTCACTGATTTTGGAATATCGGCCTTTAGACCCAATGATCCCGGCGTGTAAAAACCCGAAGCTGCCGACGGGCAGTTCATTTGTCTTTGCACGGACGAAGTATTCTGCAATTGAGAGATTTGCATATTCAGAACCGTCGAAGTCGACTTTGCAAACGCAATTTGGGTCGCGTTGGTATCAGGATGCGCTGACAATTCTTTGATCTCGTTATCGTAGAGTTTCTTTTGTTTTTTCAGTTCTGCACATTGCTCGCGAATTTCATCTAGAGCAGCGGGAGAGTTATCGTCCCACGAAAACTCTCCTTGAGCTGTATCGTCATGTCCACACATGCCAATTAAGAACATCGCCGAGTTCGGATCGTTCTTTGAGTGCTCCATCGCAAGCTTCCACAGCCAACCTGGTTCTAAATTTTTAAAACGATCTGCACCGACAGTCGCGTAAAGTCCCGCGCGATCAGGTTCTGCACACGATGTTGCTGTATCCGTCGTGGAAACTGATTTACCAGCGACAATCATATTGCCTGGTAATGGTTTGCAATTCGCATCTTGGGGGAGTTTTGCCTTCAAATACTTTTCAACATCGCGATAAAACGAAAGCGCAGCATCGCGTACACAAGAATTTTTCGGATCAGAAAACTTGCGCGAGAAAAATGCCGCAATACCAGCGTTGGTTGTGCCAACAGCATTGTCACCTTCGTAAGCGTCAGCACCCACGATATCAACGTACTGTTGTAAGCCACGTTTGGTGTCACCGTTAGGAAGATAATTAATAATTCTTTGCGCGGCTTCGCCAGTGGAAGTTAGTGCAGACTTTCCGGCACCAACTTCGGTATTTGTTTGAAATGAATTTGGAATGGCAGCACAGGTAGGGCATGAAGTATCTTGCATGACCGGCGAAACAGCCAATGCCTTTTCATCAGCAGCATGAAGCACGCTACTGCAAATCAGGATTATCAAGAAAGTGAAAGCTTTCGCCAGCATAGAGTACTTTTCGGAATACAAAGATCTGAAGTGAACTAGACCAAGATCTGTTTTGTTTACGCACCTAAGTTCCGAAAAGAAACCTATGAAGTTTAAATCTTTGATCTGCATTTTAATTTTGTCAGCAATGCCTGCACACGGCTTTGATAAAGTTCTATGCGACTCAACGCTCGACGACTGGAGTGTTCACAACGGCACAGGCAAAAAAAACCTGATCCTCAATAAACTTCAGAACTCCGCCTTCATGAGCAAAAAACAAAGCCAAATGCTCATAGTAAAAGATCGTAAAAACCGCCAAATTGCCTCGGTCCTTCCATGGGACGGCATCACATTGCTACAATCCAAAACCGCAAAAAAAGAAAACTACAAATTCACCTACCAAAGCGACAACTACAGTTGGTTCACTCTACAAATCGAATCCCCAGCCACAAAAGCAAAACACAACCTAAACTGCCGCCTAACGTTCTAATCCCAAACGCAAAAAACATTCTGCATCGGGACCTCTCATCCTCTATTTCTCGAAGGCAAATTTTCTGGATCTAAGATTTTAGGCGTTAGCGTATGAGGCCTTCGCGGGGCCTGGATGGCCCTCACCGCAAAGCGGTGAAGCGACGAGGCAGGAGGCCGTGCCGAAGCAGCTAAGGCCTAAAATCTTAGAGCCAGAAAACCCCGCACTACGATAAACCAAAAAAAATGAGAGCCCCGAACACAGCAAGCAAGGTATGCAACTGTGTTCGGAGCGGGGAGGAGTTCGAAGACTGTGGTGAGTCTTCGAATCATGGGAGGGGACTAAATTGAAACTGGGAATGATACGCTAAAGATCCAACTTTTATCGTGGCCGTTGATATCATCTGTTGTTCCAGAGATAGGGCCAGCTTTTTCGACTGTCGTTGAATCATATTTGGCGTCTTGGTATTCAGCATTCAAGCTGACGACGCCAAGGTAAATACCTGCACCGATGCGGTACCCCTTAAGATCGTTGAATTTCACATCGACGCCACCGATCTCTTCAGGATTTAAAGTTCCGCCAAGAATGTAAGTACCCCACACGCGCAAACCCGCAACAGGTGTTTGTGCGCCAAGAGTGACACCGCCATCCCACGAATCAGCGGAAGCTTTGCCGCCTAATGCAGACGAATCATAATCAGGTCGAGAGTAACGACCATCGAGTCCTAAGAAAATAGATTCGTAAACATGAAAGCCTAAACGCAATCCTAATCCGAAACCTTTTAAGTCTTCTTTGGAATCGGAAAAGGGTGCGGGATAACTAACATCAACGTCGCCAGTTTGGTAAGTGACCATAGGTTCAACAAACAAACCGGCGCGGCTAAGTTCTTCAGCGGATGCGAAGCTTGTGCATGCAAATAGAATCAACGAAAATGTTAAGCCAGAAAGTAACTTCACAAGAAACCTCCATGTTAATTCGCCATATCTTTGACTTCGTCTTTTACTTCTTCAGCGCGATTTTTAATTTTCTTATCAAGACACTCGAGTTTACCGTTCACCATTTCACAGGCTTTTTCTTCAACTCGGTGAGTTCCTTTTTTGATTTCTTTTTTTGCGTCTGACGCCACTTCGCGAGTGGTTTCGCTAACGCCAGCGTAAGAAGAGATGATGGGTGTAATAAAAAATCCTGCTACAAGCAGTGCGAACAATGCCTTCATTTAATCTCCTTGGTGAGCTTCTGCCTGAAACCATTTTTCCCTGTTTCAAGCGACACAGGATTACATTGCAAGCCTGTGGCCAAAGATGAATTCAAATATATTTGAAAAGAGCGTGTTTTATGTGTTTTGCGGGGCAAATCTCCCTGTATGCTAGAAATTTTCCCCTATAAGTTTGATAAACATTTAACCTGTTTTGGACTTGCTGTCGAAAGGCAACTCACCTAAAAGAGTTTATATGAAGAGATTGAAGAGAGTCTTTATTTTGTCCCATGAATGGAATGTCTTTGTCGTTCTCATCATTATTATTACGATCAGCTTGCTGAGCTGGTGGGTCGTAAAAATCCATTTGGAAAAAGAATGGAATGCACGTCTTTCTTATGAGGTCGAAAAAGTAACATCGTCAATTAATCGTGAATTGTATGGCTATGGCGATGCCTTGTTGGATACGCGCGCTTATTTCAAACAAAGTGGTGTGCCTTCACCAAAAGATTTCCAAGACTATATGGATTCGGCGCAAGTCTTCAGACGTTTCCCTGGTTTGCAGGGGATCGGTTTTGCGCAAGCGTTGCCTACGAAAGAAGATGTTCACGCGCTTGAAAATAAAATGCACTCGTTTGGCTATGAGGAATTCAAACATTGGCCAGATGGTGAACGCAGTCTTTATACCGCTATCACAATGATCCAACCTGAAGACTGGCGTAATAAAAAAGGATTGGGTTACGACATGATGTCGGACCTGATTCGTAAAGACGCCATGGTAAAGGCGTCGGAAGAAAATATCGTCACGATTACAGAACCCGTTGTTCTTATTCAGGACGATAACGAAAAAGATCAAAAAGGTTTCTTGATCTATGCACCGTTGTACAAAAATGCCGATAATACCGATCAAAAAGCATTGCGCGGTCCACTATTGGGGTTCGTGCATTCTGTCGTGCGCATTTATCGTTTCTTTAATGGCGGTTTAGGCGTTCCGCAGTTTTATAATGAAAAAGTAAATTATCAGATCCAAGCTTTCGATCAAAAAACAAATCGCTCTGTTCCTATTTACGAGCGCTTCCCTGCAAAAGATGTCGAGCGTCCTACGACCGATATCTATATTGAAAAAGAATTGAAAGTTTTCGATAAGGTTTGGAAATTCCGTTTCGAACCACTTCCGCATTTCTTTAACTGGTATGAACGTTACGTGCCGATCTTATTCGCGTTTGTGACACTGGTAATGCTGTCAGTGATCTTCTTGGCGCTGTGGTCAACACAACAATTCTTGAAATTCAGTGAACGTCATAAGGAATCGTTAGCACAAATTTCAAAAAGCAAATCGACGGAGATTTTATTATTTAGAAAATTAAATTCGATGCTTGCTGATATTTCTTCGGCCATTGAAAGTAACACGCTGTTTGAAAAGCTGTGTCAGCATTTAAGTGAAACTTTCAATGTCGATGACGTAGTCGTTTACGTGCAAGACCAGAATGGCACTTTCGAAAGACGTTTCCAAAAGGAACTTGAATCGTTCCCGCTAATTTTAAATCTGTCGACTGAATTCCAAGATTTGCAAATGGAAGGCCTGTTGCCACTGGCTTCAGATTTAGAAGTCGCACATAAATTTAAAGCGATGGTTCCTGATGATTTCTTTAAAATCGCCAGCGAACACAATTTGTATGTCACTGAAACTGTTCTGCATGAGTCTGGTAAGAAGACGTCGGTCTTAGTATTGCTACAAGCGCCGCAAAGTTTGTTAGATACGAATATTAAAGAATACGCTCTGCTAAGTCTTATCAAACAATTCGCGATGTCTTACGATAAAGCGATTCTTTTAAGAAAAGCAGAAGACGCAAATCTAATGAAGAGTTCATTCTTGGCAAACATGAGTCACGAAATCAGAACTCCATTGGGCGTGATCGTTGGTTTTTCCGAAATCCTTGCGCAAGATGATTTGGAACCTGAAGACAAACAAAACATCGTCAGCAGCGTAAAACGTAACGGTAAAGAGCTAGCGCGTCTTATTGACGACATCTTGGATATTTCTAAAGTGGAAGCAGGAATGTTGCACTTTGAAATGGCGCAAGTGAATTTGGAAGGTTTGATTTCGGAGATCAAATCGGTGATGGATGTGCGTGCGAAAGAAAAACACATTCAATTTAACATCGCTCGTTTAAGTAATATTCCAAATTACGTTGTGACTGATGATATTCGTTTGAAACAGATCTTAGTGAATATCGTGGGTAACGCCATTAAGTTTACTGATAAAGGCAGCGTGAAGCTTTTGTATCGCACATCAAATGGCGATGATGGCGCTGAATATTTGGAATTCCAAGTCCAAGATACCGGCACGGGCATTAGCGAAAAAAATCGCATCAATCTGTTTAAACCGTTTTCACAAGGTGATGTGACGACGACACGTAAGTACGGCGGT containing:
- a CDS encoding carboxymuconolactone decarboxylase family protein, whose translation is MQRINYFALAMPAFQHLGAVDQYCKKSSVDPSILRLVQIYASQINGCAFCVDIHCKEAKIAGERELRIYHVPIWEESPLFTEKEKAAFEWTRAVTLINQGPVSDELFRKMQQHFSDQEIVDLNMQIAFINLFNRFAATFRSVPGDRDKVLGLEKANLS
- a CDS encoding Rrf2 family transcriptional regulator, whose product is MILGNQVEWALHCMMILASAPQGKLLNAKALAEFHGVPKEYLSKCLQMLSQAGLVKTTTGPYGGYSIAKSADKITFLDIVEAIEGKVKTFKCNEIRRNNPCLAKSDRKFRHLCDIASVMYEADEAWRKSLREKKLSDITNHLTEGLTKETVNNFTEWLEEN
- a CDS encoding RNA-binding protein, which gives rise to MGKKIYVGNLSYAMDDQSLTNLFAQYGQVESARIVMDRDSGRSKGFAFVEMSTDAEASTAIDKLNGTDQNGRAINVSEAKPMAPREGGGRGQSRGGFSNRSRY
- the infA gene encoding translation initiation factor IF-1; this translates as MPKDDLVNVEGKISNLSGGGVYSITLENGLEISARLCGKMKRFKIKVVVGDRVTVGVSPYDPTHGLILHRHKF
- a CDS encoding PilZ domain-containing protein, translated to MAAQYYLTTGNQKIGPLSEKAIHDGIRAGKISLFDMIFNHQSNEWVMLMQHPDFSDLDAGDDDDANSKNQGHLAVGLISDRMDDEHTLVPANILAENFPSLEPVYWYEKDNNNKRLKYLDVLSLIHAHKLSEQSMLAKQPSGPWQRLIDWDEFSPASLEKYKQASTVNLPDVNIRRKFPRYTVGSVFVAIAHNKGFQVFCPDISKSGLAFLVREQKCSLNDQVILKFANKVTENKFDAKGIVVSVRKVRLPGSDQVYLRYGVKFTHLSESGKAFIKASQQNDAA
- a CDS encoding outer membrane beta-barrel protein, which translates into the protein MKLLSGLTFSLILFACTSFASAEELSRAGLFVEPMVTYQTGDVDVSYPAPFSDSKEDLKGFGLGLRLGFHVYESIFLGLDGRYSRPDYDSSALGGKASADSWDGGVTLGAQTPVAGLRVWGTYILGGTLNPEEIGGVDVKFNDLKGYRIGAGIYLGVVSLNAEYQDAKYDSTTVEKAGPISGTTDDINGHDKSWIFSVSFPVSI
- a CDS encoding CHASE domain-containing protein; this translates as MKRLKRVFILSHEWNVFVVLIIIITISLLSWWVVKIHLEKEWNARLSYEVEKVTSSINRELYGYGDALLDTRAYFKQSGVPSPKDFQDYMDSAQVFRRFPGLQGIGFAQALPTKEDVHALENKMHSFGYEEFKHWPDGERSLYTAITMIQPEDWRNKKGLGYDMMSDLIRKDAMVKASEENIVTITEPVVLIQDDNEKDQKGFLIYAPLYKNADNTDQKALRGPLLGFVHSVVRIYRFFNGGLGVPQFYNEKVNYQIQAFDQKTNRSVPIYERFPAKDVERPTTDIYIEKELKVFDKVWKFRFEPLPHFFNWYERYVPILFAFVTLVMLSVIFLALWSTQQFLKFSERHKESLAQISKSKSTEILLFRKLNSMLADISSAIESNTLFEKLCQHLSETFNVDDVVVYVQDQNGTFERRFQKELESFPLILNLSTEFQDLQMEGLLPLASDLEVAHKFKAMVPDDFFKIASEHNLYVTETVLHESGKKTSVLVLLQAPQSLLDTNIKEYALLSLIKQFAMSYDKAILLRKAEDANLMKSSFLANMSHEIRTPLGVIVGFSEILAQDDLEPEDKQNIVSSVKRNGKELARLIDDILDISKVEAGMLHFEMAQVNLEGLISEIKSVMDVRAKEKHIQFNIARLSNIPNYVVTDDIRLKQILVNIVGNAIKFTDKGSVKLLYRTSNGDDGAEYLEFQVQDTGTGISEKNRINLFKPFSQGDVTTTRKYGGTGLGLALSKRLAELLGGELFLQETSLGKGSTFCLRIPLKGVAGQQTLSIKDVEPVSSVESSLVQATKTDIDWASMDLRNILRGVRVLLVEDSVDNQEIYEHFLMAAGADVKIAEDGEKAIESAFKYSPDIVLMDIQIPKIDGKEATKKLRQRGFTQPIVALTAHALNEEVRSCLAAGCNGQITKPVSGELLVQEVYFYLNHRG